A section of the Ovis canadensis isolate MfBH-ARS-UI-01 breed Bighorn chromosome 1, ARS-UI_OviCan_v2, whole genome shotgun sequence genome encodes:
- the LOC138419363 gene encoding putative protein ARB2BP isoform X2 yields the protein MEIEWLPVTQKLSFRKFIEQSDLLEELKYDFNEKAELRHTETHGPFAFNYYKNVLERNSKRYWALGHLLEQYIYELLEKVCKLQKVYIPSEADKEPRSFFFMSERALSNHHSALLVLLQDHGVFRAGQWSQQAIIHHGLQHGSQIPCIQMALQAHYDVIVLNPNDNFVDQQTGKEWKGLLTQNVEFSSRKMFQTESFFSLQESLQGIPKRCSNTPEEHMAYIWDYFISKTEGKDVAFIVHGYGGLVFMDLLVRKKWDVMSKVYAVALIDSEHHVGHQLGSDVQLLEWIKQHCREWVTSPKPLDKPATTVLKKEFPTVSAGTEKHNLAPSSSLQSIFKYFRKALKAKAANFSRVSMVTRSSTKRKQSA from the coding sequence tggTTACCAGTGACTCAGAAACTGAGCTTCCGAAAATTTATTGAACAATCTGACTTACTAGAAGAACTTAAATATGACTTCAATGAAAAAGCTGAATTGagacacactgagacacatggGCCTTTTGCCTTTAACTATTATAAGAACGTCCTGGAGAGGAATAGCAAGCGATACTGGGCCCTTGGCCATTTGCTTGAACAATACATTTATGAACTTTTGGAGAAAGTGTGCAAATTACAAAAAGTATATATCCCATCAGAGGCTGATAAGGAACCAAGAAGCTTCTTTTTCATGAGTGAGAGAGCGTTATCAAATCATCATTCTGCTCTTCTTGTCCTCCTTCAAGACCACGGGGTCTTTAGAGCTGGTCAGTGGAGTCAGCAGGCAATAATACATCATGGTCTCCAACATGGAAGTCAGATACCATGTATTCAAATGGCATTGCAGGCACATTATGATGTGATTGTGCTAAATCCCAATGACAATTTTGTGGACCAGCAGACAGGAAAAGAGTGGAAAGGCCTTTTAACACAAAATGTTGAGTTCTCTTCCAGAAAAATGTTTCAGACAgagagctttttctctctccaggagTCTCTCCAAGGTATTCCAAAAAGATGCAGCAACACCCCTGAAGAACACATGGCTTATATTTGGGATTACTTCATttcaaagactgaaggcaaggatGTTGCCTTCATTGTACATGGTTATGGAGGCTTGGTTTTTATGGACTTGCTTGTTCGAAAAAAGTGGGATGTGATGAGCAAAGTATACGCTGTTGCACTTATTGACTCTGAACATCATGTAGGACACCAGTTGGGAAGCGATGTCCAGTTATTAGAATGGATAAAGCAGCACTGCCGTGAATGGGTGACAAGTCCGAAGCCTTTGGATAAACCTGCAACAACCGTTTTGAAAAAGGAGTTTCCTACAGTTTCTGCTGGTACAGAAAAACACAACTTAGCCCCTTCCTCTAGCCTTCAgtcaatttttaaatactttagaaAAGCTTTAAAAGCCAAAGCAGCTAATTTCTCTCGAGTGTCCATGGTGACTAGAAGCTccacaaaaagaaagcaaagtgcttaa
- the LOC138419363 gene encoding putative protein ARB2BP isoform X1, whose protein sequence is MVKPWHIQAVEHYKLWLPVTQKLSFRKFIEQSDLLEELKYDFNEKAELRHTETHGPFAFNYYKNVLERNSKRYWALGHLLEQYIYELLEKVCKLQKVYIPSEADKEPRSFFFMSERALSNHHSALLVLLQDHGVFRAGQWSQQAIIHHGLQHGSQIPCIQMALQAHYDVIVLNPNDNFVDQQTGKEWKGLLTQNVEFSSRKMFQTESFFSLQESLQGIPKRCSNTPEEHMAYIWDYFISKTEGKDVAFIVHGYGGLVFMDLLVRKKWDVMSKVYAVALIDSEHHVGHQLGSDVQLLEWIKQHCREWVTSPKPLDKPATTVLKKEFPTVSAGTEKHNLAPSSSLQSIFKYFRKALKAKAANFSRVSMVTRSSTKRKQSA, encoded by the coding sequence tggTTACCAGTGACTCAGAAACTGAGCTTCCGAAAATTTATTGAACAATCTGACTTACTAGAAGAACTTAAATATGACTTCAATGAAAAAGCTGAATTGagacacactgagacacatggGCCTTTTGCCTTTAACTATTATAAGAACGTCCTGGAGAGGAATAGCAAGCGATACTGGGCCCTTGGCCATTTGCTTGAACAATACATTTATGAACTTTTGGAGAAAGTGTGCAAATTACAAAAAGTATATATCCCATCAGAGGCTGATAAGGAACCAAGAAGCTTCTTTTTCATGAGTGAGAGAGCGTTATCAAATCATCATTCTGCTCTTCTTGTCCTCCTTCAAGACCACGGGGTCTTTAGAGCTGGTCAGTGGAGTCAGCAGGCAATAATACATCATGGTCTCCAACATGGAAGTCAGATACCATGTATTCAAATGGCATTGCAGGCACATTATGATGTGATTGTGCTAAATCCCAATGACAATTTTGTGGACCAGCAGACAGGAAAAGAGTGGAAAGGCCTTTTAACACAAAATGTTGAGTTCTCTTCCAGAAAAATGTTTCAGACAgagagctttttctctctccaggagTCTCTCCAAGGTATTCCAAAAAGATGCAGCAACACCCCTGAAGAACACATGGCTTATATTTGGGATTACTTCATttcaaagactgaaggcaaggatGTTGCCTTCATTGTACATGGTTATGGAGGCTTGGTTTTTATGGACTTGCTTGTTCGAAAAAAGTGGGATGTGATGAGCAAAGTATACGCTGTTGCACTTATTGACTCTGAACATCATGTAGGACACCAGTTGGGAAGCGATGTCCAGTTATTAGAATGGATAAAGCAGCACTGCCGTGAATGGGTGACAAGTCCGAAGCCTTTGGATAAACCTGCAACAACCGTTTTGAAAAAGGAGTTTCCTACAGTTTCTGCTGGTACAGAAAAACACAACTTAGCCCCTTCCTCTAGCCTTCAgtcaatttttaaatactttagaaAAGCTTTAAAAGCCAAAGCAGCTAATTTCTCTCGAGTGTCCATGGTGACTAGAAGCTccacaaaaagaaagcaaagtgcttaa
- the TRMT10C gene encoding tRNA methyltransferase 10 homolog C, translating to MSVSVTFLRPFARVLVPFTLHKKRRVLYSTILQRYMSSKIPAASCPNKENTPPPEELELDRWKITMKFSVQEEDVSTVTSSEDEDPLAATRELVEMWRLLGKEVPEHFSEEELKTLMECVSKSSKRKYLKYLYIKEKMKKARQIKKEVKKAEKEEVKKDQLSETIKEDKQQNFLFLRLWDRNMDIAMGWKGAQAMQFGQPLVFDMAYDDHMKPKELQNAVSQLLESEGCNRRNVDPFHIYFCNLKTGGAYYKELVKRYGEKWDKLLLTATEKSHVDLFPKDSIIYLTADSPNVMTTFKHDKIYIVGSFVDKNMQPGTSLAKAKRLKLATECLPLDKYLQWDTGTKNLTLDQMIRILLCLKNTGSWEEALKFVPRRKHAGYLEISQYSQEFLNRMKKSKTFNSFPRGSINRHRKSSLKENI from the coding sequence ATGAGTGTCAGTGTCACCTTTTTAAGACCTTTTGCCAGAGTTTTAGTGCCATTTACCCTTCATAAGAAGAGAAGGGTTTTATATTCAACAATTCTGCAGAGATACATGTCTTCCAAAATACCAGCTGCATCCTGTCCTAATAAGGAGAATACACCACCTCCTGAAGAGCTGGAGTTGGATAGGTGGAAAATTACAATGAAATTTAGTGTGCAAGAAGAGGATGTTTCAACAGTCACAAGCAGCGAGGATGAAGATCCTCTAGCTGCTACCAGGGAGTTAGTTGAGATGTGGAGGTTGCTTGGCAAAGAAGTACCAGAACACTTCAGTGAAGAAGAGCTCAAAACCCTTATGGAATGTGTTTCTAagtcatcaaaaagaaaatatttaaaatacttatatattaaggaaaaaatgaaaaaagccagacaaataaaaaaagaagtgaaaaaggcagaaaaagaagaagttaaaAAAGATCAGCTATCAGAAACCATTAAGGAAGATAAACAGCAAAACTTTCTATTTCTACGACTTTGGGACAGGAATATGGACATTGCAATGGGCTGGAAAGGTGCCCAGGCCATGCAGTTTGGACAGCCTTTGGTTTTTGACATGGCTTATGATGACCATATGAAACCAAAAGAATTGCAAAATGCTGTTTCCCAACTTTTAGAAAGTGAAGGATGTAACAGAAGAAATGTTGATCCTTTCCATATTTATTTCTGCAATCTTAAAACAGGTGGTGCCTACTATAAAGAGTTAGTTAAACGTTATGGAGAAAAATGGGACAAATTGCTTTTAACAGCAACAGAAAAGTCTCATGTAGATTTATTTCCAAAAGATAGTATTATATATTTAACTGCAGATTCTCCCAATGTTATGACTACTTTCAAGCATGACAAAATTTATATAGTGGGGTCTTTCGTTGATAAGAATATGCAGCCAGGCACATCCCTAGCCAAAGCAAAACGGCTGAAGCTGGCAACAGAATGCCTTCCATTAGATAAATATCTGCAGTGGGACACTGGTACCAAAAATCTCACTTTAGATCAAATGATACGTATTTTGTTATGTCTGAAAAATACTGGTAGCTGGGAAGAGGCTTTGAAATTTGTTCCTAGGAGAAAACATGCTGGTTATCTGGAGATTTCTCAGTATTCTCAAGAGTTTCTCAACAGAATGAAGAAGTCAAAGACTTTTAATTCATTTCCAAGAGGCTCTataaatagacacagaaaaagcagcTTGAAGGAGAACATTTGA